From Pyxicephalus adspersus chromosome 7, UCB_Pads_2.0, whole genome shotgun sequence, a single genomic window includes:
- the UBE2I gene encoding SUMO-conjugating enzyme UBC9, which produces MSGIALSRLAQERKAWRKDHPFGFVAVPTKNPDGTMNLMNWECAIPGKKGTPWEGGLFKLRMLFKDDYPSSPPKCKFEPPLFHPKVYPSGTVCLSILEEDKDWRPAITIKQILLGIQELLNEPNIQDPAQAEAYTIYCQNRVEYEKRVRAQAKKFAPS; this is translated from the exons ATGTCTGGCATAGCCCTGAGCAGACTTGCACAGGAGAGGAAAGCTTGGAGAAAAGACCATCCTTTT ggTTTTGTGGCAGTTCCAACAAAAAATCCAGATGGCACAATGAACCTGATGAACTGGGAATGTGCCATTCCAGGCAAGAAAGGG ACCCCTTGGGAAGGAGGATTATTTAAACTTCGGATGCTGTTCAAGGATGATTATCCCTCCTCGCCCCCGAAAT GTAAATTTGAGCCTCCCTTATTCCACCCAAAGGTTTATCCTTCAGGCACAGTGTGTCTGTCCATCTTAGAAGAAGACAAGGATTGGAGGCCAGCAATCACAATTAAACAG ATCTTGTTAGGAATACAAGAACTTCTAAATGAACCAAATATACAAGATCCAGCTCAAGCAGAGGCATACACAATTTACTG ccaaaACAGAGTTGAATATGAAAAAAGAGTCAGAGCACAAGCCAAGAAGTTCGCTCCATCATAA